Below is a genomic region from Osmia bicornis bicornis chromosome 3, iOsmBic2.1, whole genome shotgun sequence.
TCCACTGCATAATTCctgaaacaattttatataatcCAAAATTCAATCTTTTATATTGAATATCGATTAAGGAAGACTCACTTGTAAAAGCCATTGTGGGATGTGCTCTGATAAATAGGCAATCGAACGCCTTCGAATCCAGAAATTTCTAAGAGATGAGCACCAAGATTAGCGTGCAAGTAATTCAAGGTCATATTGCTAACAACCTGTTTTAAGACAATATTGTTATCATAAGGGGCATCATTTTTTGTGAAATAGTTTCTGAATATTGTAACTTCCTGGTATGGACTGCTCTGACGACCTTCTATATATCTGAAAGAGCATTGAATAAGTTCATTGTTTATTTTAacttgaaaaatgaaatatgattTACATACAATGCAGGTTTATTGTAATTTTCTGCAAACAAATTATTGTGGATCCATCCTTCTAAAGAAGTTGCTGAGCCTCTGGAGTCAGCACGAATAGAAAGACCGCCTTGATTATGTTTAACTACgttattctaaaatattaaaaacagtATTATAAATGTATTTGATCAAAAGAGATTGTTCGATAATAGTTGAATGATTTACCCTAAAGAACAAAGATTGAGTGTTTTGTACATCCAACCATAGAGCTGACTTGCAAGTAGAAAAATTGCCATAAAGTTTCTCACAGTTATTCGTGAACTGATTACGTTCAAGAGTCATTATCGCGTTCACTTCACCCGCGCTAGCATACTTGATTGCTCCTTCACGGCAGTTAGATATCACagaataagaaatattatGTTGGACATCACGATCTAAATACAGGAAAAGAAACAAGTAATATTTATCTCTACTCTGGAATTACTTCAAAATGATACTACTCACTGAATCCAATCGCAGAGATTGGCAGAGTAACAACTTCCGCAATAAAACCATGCACGTTGCTCGCACCGTTAGCAAATAGTCTTACACTAAGGCTGGGTTCCTGAGTTCTAAACAATTTCTTCTCGTCCAGACTATTAGCCTCTAAATGGCCTATACTCTTGGCAGTGATATTATAAATGTCTCCATCGTAGAGGATAATACTATCAGCACGACCAGGCTTCCCAGTAGAATTAAAAAGATTGAACTGTAAAAGTCTGAAACAAGTGAAATGATTATTAAACATCTTCAACCAAACTACACAGACTGTTCAATATTTTGGCTGATGAAAAATGCAGACCTGAATCCAAAAGGCTTCGCTCTGTAAGCACTACGGAATATCTTAACACAATTCACAGGATGATTGTcatatttgtaataaacaaTCACACGTTCCTCAAGAGTGATTTCCTTTGTAGTATCACATATATCGATCATACTGAACAAGTTATAAGGAATATTGAGGTCCTTGATAGGAGTAAATGAACTTTCATCTGCCTCTCGTCCTTCTCCAGTTATGGAAAGAACATTCACGCCATTTCCAAGCacgttattaatattattgaacAGCAATTCGATCTAcaagataaataaaagatgAATGAACAATCTGTAATTAAGTTGTCAAAGATTGTAACTGGATACTAACTGTATGAGTTGGTGATATCACATTGATTCCATGATAAGCACTACGAGTTACATTGACATGCATTATAGTAGGAGATTTCATGATCGTTTGTAGAGCAGCTGATTTCTCAAAATGCAAAATTCCAGCACCAGtgatattaatatatttcaagACTGACTCAACACGTCTCACTGTTTCATGAGTAACCACGTCGTGAATACGATGCTCGTATAAATGATGTTCAAATTCGCTATTGGCGATACGTATTCCACCCCAGTAGTCACGAGTATCGTCCAGGTTTCGTTTTCCACAATTTATAAAGACGAATTGACTGTCCCATGGGCAGTCATATCGATGCCCATATAATTGACCGTTCAATCTGATCTGACAGTCttccaatttttcttctttgccAGTGCACTGAAAGATTGCGCGatacattaaaaattatactcTTCGTTGGATGTTAAACGTTTCATGTTTGAAAAATACCTGTAATGGTTCAGGCCAAGACCAAACGCGTATTAAAGAACCAGGATGAAGCTCGTATCGACGATCGTACGACACGTAGACATTAAGTGAATCGTGGCCCAATTGTCGACACGCTACTTGTGCGTTTCTTTCGGTGAACCTTGTGTCGCACAAAGGTATCCATTGCAACGTAGTTTTATTGAAGAACTCCAAAAATCCTTCGTTATACAAAGAAGAACATCGTCCGTCTTTGCAAAGACGAATCGTCTCCTCGGACACAGAGACAATCTTCCCATTCCTTAATTTTGGATTCGTCGCCTCGTTATCGTGCTCCATAGGCTTCATTATAATCTCATGGTCGGGCGCACCAACAGCCTTCAAAGTACCAAGAACTAGGATTCCAACGTTGGGAGCAAACTCCATAACGACATCCGGATAAATGTGCAAAGTGGCTTCAGGCATAATAGTGATATCTGAACGTATGACATAAGGTTTGTCTCTGGAGTGTATGGATAAATTCTCTACTATTCGTCCACCTAAATTATCTAAGTCCACCTGCTGTGCGATTTGCCAGGATGCAGACACAGAGGAATCGAAAGAATCGCCGGTTAAGAAGGGTCGGTAATTAGCTACAGCGTGGTCATTCCAATCGTCGAAATCAAAGATCCTTTGCCTGCAAATAAAAGATAATGTAAGACATCTTGTAATAGGGGATGGTGGAATATACTTGTTGAAATACTACATTACCTTATCTCAGTATCATTAAAGGTACCCCACCAATTTTCTGTCACATCAATCTCATTATTAATCTTGGCTGTTCTGATACCAGCCAGTAGCTCGTAATCCAAAGAATTCTCACCGAACAGGTTTTTCTTTATCTGTACCTTTTGTATTCCATGGAAACCAACAACATAGCTTGGACCATCATCGATACGACGTGGTCCCATACCAACCATGTCGTAgctattttttttaatctcaTTGAAATAGAAACGAGCATCCACGTTTCCTAGAATCTCAGACTGGCTATCTGCTTTAAATTCCACCATGTACACACCAGTGTTGCtctcaatataattattattaatcctCATCTTCTTCTCCATTCCACGGATGGAGATCAAACCAGCTTTGCAACGGTTTCCTTCGAATCTGTTGTGAGAGATGTTCAAAGTAGCAAAATGTCCATCAACTATGAAGCTAAATAGCTCATTGTTCCTCCAGGTGTTATTGCCAAAGTACAAAGTGTGAGTGAAATTCTCGTTGTACTGCCAGACATCAGGTAACAGCACCTCGAAGCCaccttttctatttctttcaaTGGTACTGTCTTGCATTATCCAATGGAAAAGATTGTTGGAGTGTCTTGCATCACGACTGAACTGATATATACCTTTACCATTATCCGTGATCAGACTATCGTTTATATGAATTGCAATTTCGGACAAGTTTGTCCGGAAGATGTTCCAATGAGGGGAGTGTACATAAATAGCTTCCTCTTGATTGTGAGACAATTCACAGCCAATTAATTGTATGGTTTCGTTCGCTTTTCGAAGGAAATGATCACCGATCTCGTCCAAGTATCTATTGTAGAACGAAGCAAGTATACCCTTCCTATTGTTCTTAATTTTGGATTTAGTAACTAGAAGAGTTGGAATGGGACCTCTCACAGTATTGCTTCTTACATCTTGTATCGGAGCTTGAAGAGCTGTGATGACGATAACCGCGCCTCCAAGTGCCTTTGCACCGCTATCATAGTCTAAACCTATGATAAAAGAGCTGGAGGTAACAGGGAATACTGCCAAGTCCCGTTTCAATTGCCAGGTAATTTTACTGGTATCGATAAAGGTTATCTGCTCTGTGCTGCGATTTTCAATGGGATTAAGCAGCTGAATACCAATAACGTATCCTGGTTTGCATCTAATACTGACACGTCGTTTAATAGGATCATCAATGACCTTCGCAGTGATTAAATACTTGGTTTCTTCATTAGCCAATTCTATATCTCTCATATAATGAGGTATGATTATTGGATTGTAAGAAGAGTCTATCATATCTGGCACACCTAAGAACCAGCCAGCGAATTCTCTTTGTTGAACAGCAGAGAGAGCAGGATTGTGCCTTATCCCTGCAACTTTATTGTTTTCAATCCTGGAATTGATGATCTCCATACCCAATTGTTTGAAGCTTATACCACTGCCACCGTTCTGAGAGAAGTCACTGTTCCTTACTACGTTTACTGCATCCACAGAATATATATCAGAGTACAAAACACCTAAGCCATCTTGGAGATTGTCAATGACTCTAACGCTGTCCAGCGAGTGTCTTGCAAAGTCTATTTGCAAAGCTGGTTTGAACGAGTTCGTGGTGTAATCAAGTAAACCTGCCTTCTCTATCGTCACGAATTGAAGATCGCTTCTTTGCGCCAATGGTCCCAAACGAAGGCCTGCCCATGCAGCTTCTGAACACCTAACACCAACATCATTCTCATGAGTGCAAGAATTCTCAAAGTTCTGTTCTGTTTCTGCTCGACACTTGGACAGATCATTGTCATTTTCAGTACACCTGACGTTACTGAGAACGATGTCCTCGTTGATGCCTGCATTTGGAATCTGAGAACGTTCCATCAGCCAGTTATCAGGGTCCAGGGTGAGACCTAATTGATGGCAAACGAGGGCTGCATCGCGTATCGTCCAGCCATAATTGCAAACAGTGCCCCATTTTTCTCCTACTTTCACCTGCAATCTTCCCTCAAGATTCGTTTTGCCTCCGAGAAGTCGCACAGGGATGGAGTCGATTTCGTTCATCTGACTTAGACCTTCGTCCATCAGAGTGTCGTTATTCGAGTCCATCACCAGTTCTTCTTTCAAAGTGAACAAAATATCGCTGGGTCGTTTTCCACGAGCGTCCAGTTTACCGGCAACCATCATCCCTACAGCTGGTGGGAAACGTAGAGTGACGCCAGGATGAAGAATCAATTTACCATCGGGTCGCACGTTGATATCACGCTCGACGATGTATTCGCCAGCGTTCAAGAATTCCAGACCATCGACTTCGCCACCGACTAAATTTGTACCTGGTGTAACGAATCGTGGAACAAAGGATGGATTTGCTATGATCGTATTAGCTCCAGGATTGCTGCTGTGCAATAGATAAGGCAGATACTCTATCTTGGCTAGATTGTATCTGTCCTTCCTGTGAAACAGCCTCTCGAATATTCTGTTCTCTTCAGCAAATCCAAGCCAATTGTAGGTGCAATTGATAACCTTACTCTGATCCTCCAAGTGGGATCCGATCTCGTATGGTGATTCAGGATTGTGCAAGATATTACGGAATACTTCCACGTTGCTCGAGGAAACGACCACGACAGCCGCGACTCTAGAACGAGGAATCAACCTGGATCTCATCATATTGCCGTTGTCGAATAGCTCTCTAACACGATTGTCGCGCAAGAAGTTTCTGGTGAACAATAATTTTTGAACATCACTGTATGGTGAAAGACCAACGTTCACTACGAAAGAACCACGATTGCTATAGAATTCGTTGTGCCTTATGACGATATCAGCTGGCATTATATTGAACTCCTCGTAGAGAGGGttctttattaatatacatCCATTAGATTCTTCTCTAAAATGATTGTACTCAATAGTTGCTTCCAAGTTGAGAGCTGGGCTTAGTTTAATTCCAAACTTTGCGTTTTGTACAAAAGAATTGTGACCAATTTGGAGCCTCAACAAGCCTTCATTCTGTCTCCAACTAGATTCTACTTGTAACGCTGTGCCTGCGCTGCTGTTGAACCAGTTACCAGTCACATTTACATAAGAATCGCCTGTTGCATTGCCGACTAGTATACCGATATCCTTGTTCCGGAATATCTGGGAATACTCGACCACAGTGGTTTGATTGAAATATACGTATTCAGTGGAGGAGCTATCGTTCAACCACACTGCAAAACCGTAACCCTGATTGGAGGAAATGCTTGTCCGTGATATATTGCGATTTCCTCCCGTGACGGTAATGTTAACACCGTCCCCGGTGTTAAAAGAAATGCGACTACTGGTGATATTCACATCCGCGGCACCACCTGACACATGCACACCTGCTACGTGCTTGTTACTGGATACTGAAGTTTCGTGTACGTGTAGAGCGGATCGCAACTTCTCCACTGCAATTCCTCTTCCGTTATTGCCGGCTATTACGCTTCCAGTTACGTTCAGATCGTACGTTTTCTCTGGAATGACAAGTAGATTATGATTAATGACGCAAAGAAACTTTAAACAGTTTCAATTGCAAAggttatttaatttcttactgtaacCCGAAGACAGTCGTACAAAAATGATCGTATTCGTCCGTGGGTCGGCAATGAATTTCACGTACAAATTTTGACGAGTGGTGGTGACACTCTGAGGAAGTGTGCCATTCTCGACTCTCACTCTGGCTAGTAGTTTTTCGGTTTCGCTTATACCATCGTACACCTCTATGAATGCACTGTTATTTCTGCTAGTCTTCATTTGCAAGAAGTGCATGGTCAGCACGTGTCCCGGTCTCGTGAATATGTGCTAAAAATATGATTGTATTCAGACATGGTTTcgatatattaatattcttaagaATATTTACCTGTGGACAGCGTTTGGTATTTGGCGCATACTTGCTCTGTTCCATGGATATTATAACAGGAAAAGTTTGACCGGCAGTTGTTGGAAAGGTGCACAAATCAAACACTTCTGTACGATCTAATTTATCATCTGGTCTTTCATCAAAATGAATATACTTAATTCCATCAGCTCCGTTATATAATATAGAGCAATTGTTAATGTACGCCATACCGGAGGAACTGTTTACATAAACTCCATACCCTGCAAATTGATAATAAGTAATAACTGTGAAATGTACCAAAGAGATAATTGTACCTAAACGATTACCTCTATTGTTCTGAATGGTGCAGTTGTTTATTACAACAGGAGCGTTCGGTGTGGTGACGTTAATGCCTGTAAAAGCAGCATGAAGGACTGAAATTGATTCCATTTGCGGTGGAACACCCTCGACATCGATCGCGGCTGTAACATTATATTCTCGGCCCGTTCCTGCGTGCCTTTTAACAGAAACAATGTTACCAAAAACCGAATACAGAGTCTTGAGGGTTTAATAGAAATACTTACTCTATTATAACGTTTCTTAAAAGTGACTTCGATTTCCTTATATAAAGAGTGTTCTCCTGGATCAGTGGACGATCGTACAAAGCCTCTTCGAAACGAATACCTCTCCAATGCTTGATCGCTTTTGTGGCCCCATCATGACGAGGCAAACACGATATTCCAAGATCAGGATGATAATCTGAAATCATCTTATTCCTTTACTTTCTCTGAGATATTACAATCTCTATTATTCTAGCTTTGAAATTTACCACAGACACCACCACCAAGTTGTCTATCAGACCATTTTTCACAGCTGGTTAAAGATGTTTCAGTGCCTCTACAGCCTGGTTGCTCATAGAGTAATCTTGGTTTCGCGGGCCATTGCCTGTCTATCCACGACCACCATCGTCCTCCTTGGAATCCAAGCTGTCTACACGCTGTTTCTAGATCAGCTCTTGTCCAActataatatacaaaatgATGAAATTTGAGCTTCAGTAAACGAGTGATAAAGGAACACTTACTTtctggaattcgtacaaacagcTCTCCATTGTCCTCGATGGAAAAGCTCTAATCGACCCTCGGATGGAGTTGGCCCATCTACCAGTCGTATCGAAAGTGGAGATTCAACAGGATGAACCTGATTATTAGCTTCTGCTGCTGTTAATAAAATTGGCGCTTGTGGTTCTCCCTAAAGCAGAAAGTGCAAATGATATGTAAATCTGTGCGTCTCGTTTAGTATTCCATACTTGAAACTATCATACAAATCATGATGCATTATTTAGATGTTACGATATAATTCCTCTATGACAAGATCATGAATGGTAGGATCGGTATAATTCGTGTACGCGTAGAAGGTGGAGGAAGGTCTCGTCTGGAGCGTAAGAGGATTAGCGAGGTCAAAGGTTAACAGTTCAGGCCAAGAACCGCTGTTTGATCCGTGACCTGAAACGCACCGCGTGATGGAGGCGGTGCATGTAGAGCTGATTCACTCGTTCATTCCTTTTACACTGTACACGCTCTTCGTATCTCGTTCTTAATCGAGCTATTAGTTGCCTCCTCGCTGGGGCTTTCGTCGGGCTGCCCTCGCGGAAACGCTCCGATTAGAATCCGTATACCCGTTTAAGTGGATTACTTCCAGCCGTTTTCCTTTAACCACCCTAAGACCATCTCTCTTTACGCGAACAACAGCTATAAGCTCACGCAATTGTGCCTTTAATCCATTCATAATTCCTTGCAAGAATTTTCTAAATCTAGAATACTATCAGTCCATCAGTCcaaaaaattttgattaaagGCTTTGAGAACTTGGAACTTTCTTTGCCTTCCACGTTGCATACCTGCTCGGAATTAGTTTGTATAGGACCTATACAAAACTTAGAAATCTAAATAGCCCTTTTTTGAGACTCCCTGTATATTGGAAACATCAGATAAACGCTAAAACCGTAATGCTTTGAGCAAATATTACCGTTCGCTACAATAGATTAGTGAAACAGTATGGAAAGACACGAAGTACAATCTTCACGATCGAAAGGTACATTTTCAGGTActggaatattaataatactaattCTGTGCAGCAATGCGTGTACTCCACAGGCACGATACGCTGACGGTACGTGATGCGAATAAAGGGACAATCAACACAGCTTGCGTGTTTCTGGAATTTCCGGTCATTCACCGTCCTTTGACAGAGGAGACACTCTGTCCCAATCCCTCTTCCCTTTACAGTTTCAGagaatcaattaaaaaattctccTATATATTAGCAGTTTTCGAATTCCATCTCTTCTTCCTTTGCAAAAATCCACCACTGCTCTCGTTTCGCAACAAGTTGTTACTTTCAAGCGCCTTTCCCGGAATCCATAGGAACGTAAATTATTCTTTGTTGTCCGTAAAGTCGTGAaacttttctttctcaatggACATCGAACCGTTGTTCTTCCGCGCGTTAAGAACCGCAATGAACAACGTTCGACTACGGGACTTAAGTAGCGCGTAACGAGAGGCGAAACGAACCTAAGGGTATTCGAGTGCCCTGGCTGATTCTAATTGCACCGGAAAGACAGATTTAAACCGGGGTATAGGGTTACTGCGTTTTTGCGGATGAAGTTTCGCGTACGTACCGGGGTACCAGGACAATACCAGAAATCCTTTGGGTACCTGAGAGGGTGCGTACGAAAGGACAATGGCGGAATATTGGCGAATATTTCACTTCGCTGCCAATGAAAAATTCCTATAGAAGCACATTAAATCCTTGCTACTGATATTATCTCCATGGAGATATTGATTCCAGGAGAAGTTTTATTCAACCACCGATAGATTCGCATTGTGCTATAAATTGcgtgaaattatattatacttcGATCTTCTTGCGCACTGTGACGAAATCTAAATGACCCTACAATTTTCTGGGAACTTGAATTATTACTGTCACTTCTGGGATGCCGTAGTAACACGTGCACAATCGTACGTCCGGATGAGTCATGTTCATTCAACGTTAGCATATACATAGATAAACGCTCATCCTTTCTGTGAATGTGTGATATATCTCTTGACTAATGTACACACATACAAGTAAAAATATCCGCTTCAAAATCTCCACATTCCTACATGATAATTATTGTTCTTTATTATCTAGTATTATACCAGtgtaaattttcaaagaatatGAATTAGATGTGATTCTACTGTTTTTGGAATCATTACCTTCGCAGTGACGATCCCACGAACCGTGATTCCGATCATGGGACCAAACCGGATCTCCACCCCTGCTTCTATCACCAGCTCTCCCTCGCGTTCGACGAATAAATCTTCCCGCACCAGATAAGGGCTCTTCGATCTTTCCAATAATCGTTGGCCCCTAACGATTTGACCTCCGTGAAGTTCCGTAAGGCCCCCGTTTGCATTGCTGTTGCTCGCATTGATGAAAGTCGGCTCGGTGTAATAAATAGAGGACTGGTCAAACCCCTCGTCCGACTGGCCATGAACGGtcagaaaaataagaaacaggCAGAGAACACGCATTTTGTCGTTACACGCTATATCTCGGTAAGATTATTCGACTGTACGAATCGATGATTTTTCGATTCCTTAATTCACTCGATGCCTCGCTTGATAGTTTCGATGACACTTGTTGCAACATTTAGATAGATCAATATAATGTcgatttctaaaaaaaagaTAACGATGTTTATTTACCGATAAAACATCCACGAATGAACGATTTTTACCTCACAGGTTGAAACATGTATAATCGTCTgcgttttataaatatttctttatcaGATGCGTCACACGATGATTCGATCCGCAACGCGTAATCGGATCTATACTTTCACTGATTACGTTGATGTACCGATGATTACTTTCGGCGTGTCGCAAGGAGAATGTCTGGACCGTggtttaaatataaattttcaatagtttATTGAAATCGTCCATGCTCCATTGTAAAGATATTCTTCGGTGAATCTAGGATCACCTTTTACCACGGTTCAGTTGCATGTTTTTCAACTTAAATCACAGGCTTCACTCAAATATGCACGGGAGGATCTATGAATCCCGATCGAGACAGGCTTTCCAAGCGACAATATCCTCGCTGGCAGTACGCAAACGCGGAGGTGCACTGTATTTTAAATTCGAGCATTAACCTTTCTTCTCAACGTACTCCTTCACGCGCCAGAGATCCCAGCTCGACTGTAGCGACTCGGTTACACCGCTGCCGTTACTCTCCCGTCATGAAACCCTTTTACTAATAATTCAGAAGACGCTCCGTGTTTTTTTTACACGTTCATCTATACAGAAAGAATATGTATTCACCGTCAGATTGTTACTGAATCACTGCAATCACAATTCACAGAGGTATTTTCCTGTCTCCCAGCCAGTCGAGAAGGAAGCGTTTGCGTTACACCTCGGTGGACACTTCTCAATGGTACCAAATGATCTCTACGATTTATAGGATATTTGTAATGAGTAAAACAAAAACATGGATAGTTTTGTAGTGATTTGATGACCACCTGGCGTCACGTTGGGCGCGGTTTCACTGGTTCGACTCGTTATATTCCTGTC
It encodes:
- the LOC114871609 gene encoding protein bark beetle isoform X1, encoding MRVLCLFLIFLTVHGQSDEGFDQSSIYYTEPTFINASNSNANGGLTELHGGQIVRGQRLLERSKSPYLVREDLFVEREGELVIEAGVEIRFGPMIGITVRGIVTAKGEPQAPILLTAAEANNQVHPVESPLSIRLVDGPTPSEGRLELFHRGQWRAVCTNSRNWTRADLETACRQLGFQGGRWWSWIDRQWPAKPRLLYEQPGCRGTETSLTSCEKWSDRQLGGGVCDYHPDLGISCLPRHDGATKAIKHWRGIRFEEALYDRPLIQENTLYIRKSKSLLRNVIIEHAGTGREYNVTAAIDVEGVPPQMESISVLHAAFTGINVTTPNAPVVINNCTIQNNRGYGVYVNSSSGMAYINNCSILYNGADGIKYIHFDERPDDKLDRTEVFDLCTFPTTAGQTFPVIISMEQSKYAPNTKRCPQHIFTRPGHVLTMHFLQMKTSRNNSAFIEVYDGISETEKLLARVRVENGTLPQSVTTTRQNLYVKFIADPRTNTIIFVRLSSGYKKTYDLNVTGSVIAGNNGRGIAVEKLRSALHVHETSVSSNKHVAGVHVSGGAADVNITSSRISFNTGDGVNITVTGGNRNISRTSISSNQGYGFAVWLNDSSSTEYVYFNQTTVVEYSQIFRNKDIGILVGNATGDSYVNVTGNWFNSSAGTALQVESSWRQNEGLLRLQIGHNSFVQNAKFGIKLSPALNLEATIEYNHFREESNGCILIKNPLYEEFNIMPADIVIRHNEFYSNRGSFVVNVGLSPYSDVQKLLFTRNFLRDNRVRELFDNGNMMRSRLIPRSRVAAVVVVSSSNVEVFRNILHNPESPYEIGSHLEDQSKVINCTYNWLGFAEENRIFERLFHRKDRYNLAKIEYLPYLLHSSNPGANTIIANPSFVPRFVTPGTNLVGGEVDGLEFLNAGEYIVERDINVRPDGKLILHPGVTLRFPPAVGMMVAGKLDARGKRPSDILFTLKEELVMDSNNDTLMDEGLSQMNEIDSIPVRLLGGKTNLEGRLQVKVGEKWGTVCNYGWTIRDAALVCHQLGLTLDPDNWLMERSQIPNAGINEDIVLSNVRCTENDNDLSKCRAETEQNFENSCTHENDVGVRCSEAAWAGLRLGPLAQRSDLQFVTIEKAGLLDYTTNSFKPALQIDFARHSLDSVRVIDNLQDGLGVLYSDIYSVDAVNVVRNSDFSQNGGSGISFKQLGMEIINSRIENNKVAGIRHNPALSAVQQREFAGWFLGVPDMIDSSYNPIIIPHYMRDIELANEETKYLITAKVIDDPIKRRVSIRCKPGYVIGIQLLNPIENRSTEQITFIDTSKITWQLKRDLAVFPVTSSSFIIGLDYDSGAKALGGAVIVITALQAPIQDVRSNTVRGPIPTLLVTKSKIKNNRKGILASFYNRYLDEIGDHFLRKANETIQLIGCELSHNQEEAIYVHSPHWNIFRTNLSEIAIHINDSLITDNGKGIYQFSRDARHSNNLFHWIMQDSTIERNRKGGFEVLLPDVWQYNENFTHTLYFGNNTWRNNELFSFIVDGHFATLNISHNRFEGNRCKAGLISIRGMEKKMRINNNYIESNTGVYMVEFKADSQSEILGNVDARFYFNEIKKNSYDMVGMGPRRIDDGPSYVVGFHGIQKVQIKKNLFGENSLDYELLAGIRTAKINNEIDVTENWWGTFNDTEIRQRIFDFDDWNDHAVANYRPFLTGDSFDSSVSASWQIAQQVDLDNLGGRIVENLSIHSRDKPYVIRSDITIMPEATLHIYPDVVMEFAPNVGILVLGTLKAVGAPDHEIIMKPMEHDNEATNPKLRNGKIVSVSEETIRLCKDGRCSSLYNEGFLEFFNKTTLQWIPLCDTRFTERNAQVACRQLGHDSLNVYVSYDRRYELHPGSLIRVWSWPEPLQCTGKEEKLEDCQIRLNGQLYGHRYDCPWDSQFVFINCGKRNLDDTRDYWGGIRIANSEFEHHLYEHRIHDVVTHETVRRVESVLKYINITGAGILHFEKSAALQTIMKSPTIMHVNVTRSAYHGINVISPTHTIELLFNNINNVLGNGVNVLSITGEGREADESSFTPIKDLNIPYNLFSMIDICDTTKEITLEERVIVYYKYDNHPVNCVKIFRSAYRAKPFGFRLLQFNLFNSTGKPGRADSIILYDGDIYNITAKSIGHLEANSLDEKKLFRTQEPSLSVRLFANGASNVHGFIAEVVTLPISAIGFNRDVQHNISYSVISNCREGAIKYASAGEVNAIMTLERNQFTNNCEKLYGNFSTCKSALWLDVQNTQSLFFRNNVVKHNQGGLSIRADSRGSATSLEGWIHNNLFAENYNKPALYIEGRQSSPYQEVTIFRNYFTKNDAPYDNNIVLKQVVSNMTLNYLHANLGAHLLEISGFEGVRLPIYQSTSHNGFYKNYAVDRNGRSTIVAGTPGQQYVDNVFFNPDNDYEMLTTNRSQQLEMWRSHIDARHNWWGYNETLAVAGRIRDRGDSPELLQVDYQPFHMSNKSVLNGKCPPAWDLVGDTCYIYIGAPMDFFSARDFCRSVNASMPFIMGDYLELFQFLRKQQVRYDYADRAWIQQLDRVDQCTTFTYQTIEIDHCAQPSPFICEIDPKVNIDPLSWRKDIVAVAVLGAAGVALALLTAAIALWVSKSKRRNIERLERRNSIRQSLHSLRSVGSTSGFTELAYRRKPIATKQSTDTLNSKSLDYRRMLNGGSIDSMDKSQLNSSMEDNQSYDVYEAHNPRYSPSTSEFKSTVQKYGAPQSADNPVFDLTYRNEGFRNHSTFTSRSTNDWPIESTTETTTDEIHAVDPTNESSYLNNTSTLPLNASLALTDSISELKRDIEASAAYSPMDYDPRRSYDNATLTPSQASEPVPEYAPDFNPPIPPHPYHYDEGRPRSDALLETNLDTGEEKPLRSKSEALLETNLDVFLVNEPTELTQLSAGARSKSQPLETAM